One region of Syntrophobacter fumaroxidans MPOB genomic DNA includes:
- the rplT gene encoding 50S ribosomal protein L20 encodes MPRVKKAVKSRERRKKILKLAKGYRGGRGKLIRSASETVDRALKFAYRDRKTRKRQFRSLWIMRINAAAREHDLSYSRFMHALKKANIDMDRKALAHLAVNDPAAFAKLARIAKEAA; translated from the coding sequence ATGCCTAGAGTAAAGAAAGCTGTTAAATCGCGCGAGCGCCGCAAGAAAATCCTGAAGTTGGCGAAAGGCTATCGTGGCGGCCGCGGGAAGCTGATTCGCAGTGCTTCCGAAACGGTGGATCGTGCCCTCAAGTTTGCCTACCGCGACCGCAAGACCCGTAAACGCCAGTTCCGAAGCCTGTGGATCATGCGCATCAATGCCGCCGCCCGCGAGCATGACCTGAGCTATTCGAGGTTCATGCATGCCCTGAAGAAGGCAAACATCGACATGGACCGCAAGGCATTGGCCCATCTTGCCGTGAACGACCCTGCAGCATTCGCCAAACTGGCCCGGATCGCCAAAGAAGCCGCCTGA
- the thrS gene encoding threonine--tRNA ligase, which produces MSAEISVTLADGTTKSFPRGVSAGEVLKASGGPNGWVAAKVNGVPVDLIVGIEEDAAVEGIRADSEVGLEILRHSAAHVMAQAVKSLFPEARVAIGPAIDNGFYYDFEVERPFTQDDLDRIEAKMKELVGAKLKFERKVLPRDEAIDFFTRRGEGYKVELLQGFSDPTVSFYTQGDFVDLCRGPHVPHSGYVRAFKLTSVAGAYWRGDEHNAMLQRIYGTAFADRDALKKYLHFLEEAQKRDHRRLGRELDLFSFSDEVGAGMVIYHPRGALLRHILEAFEKREHLRRGYHIVMGPTLLKTELWKRSGHFEHYRENMYFTEIEEQSYGIKPMNCLAHMLIYKSRLRSYRDLPLRYFELGTVHRHERSGVLHGLTRVRQFTQDDAHILCTPEQLHGEIQSIIDFVIEVMGIFGFNHEMEISTRPAKSIGSDEDWERATSALIDALEDKGIPYQVCEGEGAFYGPKIDVKLRDALDRKWQCATIQCDFTLPDRFDLTYVGVDGNRHRPVMVHRVVLGSLERFIGVLVEHFAGAFPTWLAPVQAIVVTVTDGQIEFARNMYDRLREAGVRVELDDRNEKLGYKIREAQMQKVPYMLVIGDREVAAGGVAPRRRDGTQLELIAPEAFAAMIQKECLEATKGRVGLGIV; this is translated from the coding sequence ATGAGCGCAGAGATAAGTGTAACGCTGGCAGACGGTACAACGAAATCCTTTCCCAGGGGCGTTTCCGCCGGTGAGGTCCTGAAAGCTTCCGGAGGGCCGAACGGTTGGGTGGCGGCCAAGGTCAACGGTGTGCCCGTGGACCTGATCGTCGGGATCGAGGAAGACGCCGCCGTTGAAGGAATACGGGCCGATTCCGAGGTGGGGCTCGAGATTCTTCGGCACAGTGCCGCCCACGTCATGGCCCAGGCCGTCAAGTCGCTGTTCCCCGAAGCCAGGGTGGCCATCGGGCCGGCCATCGACAACGGGTTCTATTACGATTTCGAGGTGGAACGGCCGTTCACGCAGGACGATCTGGACAGGATCGAGGCGAAGATGAAGGAGCTCGTCGGGGCGAAATTGAAATTCGAACGGAAAGTGCTGCCTCGCGACGAAGCCATCGACTTCTTCACGCGCCGGGGAGAAGGATACAAGGTCGAGCTGTTGCAGGGATTTTCGGATCCGACGGTCTCTTTTTACACGCAGGGCGATTTCGTGGATCTGTGCCGCGGACCTCATGTGCCCCACAGCGGGTACGTCAGGGCGTTCAAGCTGACCAGCGTGGCCGGGGCCTACTGGCGGGGCGACGAGCACAACGCCATGCTGCAGAGGATTTACGGCACGGCGTTTGCCGATCGCGACGCGCTCAAGAAATACCTGCACTTTCTGGAAGAAGCTCAAAAGCGGGACCACCGGCGTCTGGGCCGGGAGTTGGATCTCTTCAGCTTCAGCGACGAGGTCGGCGCGGGAATGGTCATCTACCATCCCAGGGGAGCGTTGCTGCGGCACATCCTGGAGGCCTTCGAAAAACGGGAGCACCTGCGCAGGGGGTATCATATCGTTATGGGGCCGACCCTGCTCAAGACGGAGCTGTGGAAACGGTCGGGCCATTTCGAGCACTACCGGGAGAACATGTACTTCACCGAGATCGAGGAGCAGTCCTACGGCATCAAGCCCATGAACTGCCTTGCCCATATGCTTATCTACAAGTCCCGGCTGCGAAGCTACCGGGATCTGCCTCTGCGCTATTTCGAGCTCGGCACCGTGCACCGCCATGAGCGGTCGGGCGTGCTGCACGGTCTGACGCGCGTAAGGCAGTTTACACAGGACGACGCGCATATCCTCTGCACGCCGGAGCAGTTGCACGGTGAAATTCAAAGCATTATCGACTTTGTGATTGAGGTGATGGGCATTTTCGGGTTTAATCATGAAATGGAAATCAGCACCCGCCCGGCAAAATCCATCGGTTCGGATGAAGACTGGGAACGCGCCACGAGCGCCCTTATCGACGCCTTGGAAGACAAGGGGATTCCGTACCAGGTGTGCGAAGGCGAAGGGGCGTTCTACGGGCCCAAGATTGACGTAAAATTGAGAGATGCGTTGGATCGCAAATGGCAATGCGCCACGATCCAGTGCGATTTCACGTTGCCGGACAGATTCGACCTCACGTATGTCGGCGTCGATGGGAACCGGCACCGGCCGGTGATGGTGCATCGTGTGGTTTTGGGGTCCCTGGAGCGGTTCATAGGGGTCCTGGTCGAGCATTTTGCGGGAGCGTTTCCGACGTGGCTCGCCCCCGTTCAGGCCATTGTGGTGACCGTGACCGACGGGCAGATCGAATTCGCCCGCAACATGTACGACCGGCTGCGGGAAGCGGGTGTGCGCGTCGAACTGGACGACCGCAACGAGAAGCTCGGTTACAAGATTCGCGAGGCGCAAATGCAGAAGGTCCCATACATGCTGGTGATCGGAGACCGGGAGGTTGCCGCGGGCGGCGTAGCGCCGCGCCGGCGCGATGGGACTCAACTGGAACTGATTGCCCCCGAAGCCTTTGCGGCGATGATCCAGAAGGAATGTCTGGAGGCCACCAAGGGACGGGTGGGGCTGGGAATCGTATAG
- the infC gene encoding translation initiation factor IF-3, which produces MDKQVNVNERIRSSEVRVIGQDGQQLGVLSLKKALELAAQDELDLVEVAPNADPPVCKIMDYGKFKYQQNKRTQEAKKKQTVIQVKEVKIRPKTDEHDLLVKIRHIKRFLAQKDKAKVTILFRGREIAYTDQGTKVLERVREELKEDAVIEQPPKMEGRNMVMILAPKA; this is translated from the coding sequence CTGGATAAGCAAGTCAATGTCAACGAGAGGATTCGATCTTCTGAAGTCCGGGTGATCGGCCAGGACGGGCAGCAATTGGGGGTTTTGAGTCTGAAGAAGGCACTGGAATTGGCCGCGCAGGACGAGTTGGATCTGGTGGAGGTGGCTCCCAACGCGGATCCGCCGGTCTGCAAGATCATGGATTACGGAAAATTCAAATATCAGCAGAACAAGCGAACCCAGGAAGCCAAGAAAAAGCAGACCGTTATCCAGGTCAAGGAAGTGAAGATTCGGCCCAAAACGGACGAACACGACCTGCTCGTGAAAATTCGGCACATCAAGAGGTTCCTGGCCCAGAAAGACAAAGCCAAGGTAACCATCCTCTTTCGTGGGCGGGAGATTGCTTATACCGACCAGGGAACCAAGGTTCTGGAGCGGGTCAGGGAAGAACTGAAGGAAGATGCCGTGATCGAACAACCGCCCAAGATGGAAGGGCGTAACATGGTCATGATATTGGCGCCGAAGGCATGA
- the rpmI gene encoding 50S ribosomal protein L35 — protein sequence MPKMKTNRAAAKRFKRTGTGKFMRARANKSHILTKKSPQRKRRLRQGTAVDAINVRALEHMLPYL from the coding sequence ATGCCAAAAATGAAGACGAACCGCGCGGCAGCGAAGCGGTTCAAACGGACCGGAACGGGCAAGTTCATGCGGGCCAGGGCGAACAAGAGTCATATTCTCACGAAGAAGAGCCCGCAGCGGAAGCGTCGCCTGCGGCAGGGTACGGCGGTGGACGCGATCAACGTTCGGGCCCTGGAACACATGCTGCCTTACCTGTAG
- a CDS encoding CDP-alcohol phosphatidyltransferase family protein has product MTVPNLLTILRILLTPVLVWLLLENRLNEALTVFFIAGATDGLDGLIARVFHQKSKLGAYLDPLADKILLVTSFVLLGHMGYIPYWLVIVAVSRDAIILLGLLSLMFHQVRVEIQPVLLSKLTTLFQLGTILATMGSGLFQLPQGGYTALFVTTAVLTVAGGVQYIMIGIALLDSRRGGHAD; this is encoded by the coding sequence ATGACGGTGCCGAATCTGCTCACCATTCTGCGCATCCTGCTCACTCCGGTGCTGGTGTGGCTGCTCCTAGAAAACAGGCTCAACGAAGCACTGACGGTCTTCTTCATTGCCGGCGCGACCGACGGGCTCGATGGGCTGATTGCTCGCGTGTTTCATCAGAAGTCCAAGCTTGGAGCCTACCTGGACCCGCTGGCCGACAAGATCCTGCTGGTCACCTCCTTCGTCCTGCTGGGGCACATGGGGTACATTCCCTACTGGCTCGTGATCGTGGCGGTAAGCCGTGATGCGATCATCCTGCTCGGCCTGTTGAGCCTCATGTTTCACCAGGTGCGGGTGGAGATCCAGCCCGTGCTGCTCAGCAAGCTCACCACGCTCTTTCAGTTGGGGACGATTCTCGCGACCATGGGTTCCGGGCTGTTTCAGCTTCCTCAGGGGGGATACACGGCCCTTTTCGTGACCACCGCGGTGCTGACCGTTGCCGGCGGCGTTCAGTACATTATGATCGGGATTGCCTTGCTGGACAGCCGGCGGGGCGGTCACGCGGATTGA